Proteins from a genomic interval of Puniceicoccaceae bacterium:
- a CDS encoding TonB family protein yields MKTTFYWSLGGHAVLLLLLILISFIASCSRPRTPEQVHVFRLQAGPPAPRTEVTAPAEVTPTPPAPRVESQQPSTPKPQEQPKPKPQEQPKPTERKPDPKPTTQRNPVRYDDFIRTHDLPESKPKPPATTPTPPAPDPNAKLREELEAIIQGLGGTDASSDELQELNRYVSQLRAQLNRLWMQPTGLPSGQWSALIEFTIEPNGRVTAVRFREESGNAQFDQSLIRAMNAFRTTAPPPDGKARVFAIPFRMTVH; encoded by the coding sequence ATGAAGACTACCTTCTACTGGTCACTCGGTGGCCATGCGGTCCTGCTGTTGCTACTGATCCTCATCTCTTTCATCGCGAGCTGTTCCCGCCCACGCACCCCTGAGCAGGTGCATGTTTTCCGACTGCAGGCCGGCCCCCCGGCCCCGCGCACAGAAGTGACCGCTCCCGCCGAAGTCACTCCCACTCCACCAGCCCCCAGGGTCGAATCTCAACAACCATCCACCCCAAAACCCCAGGAACAACCCAAGCCCAAGCCTCAGGAACAGCCCAAGCCCACTGAACGCAAACCCGACCCCAAACCCACCACACAGCGAAATCCCGTGCGATACGACGATTTCATCCGGACTCACGACCTGCCAGAGTCCAAGCCCAAGCCACCGGCTACCACACCCACGCCGCCAGCCCCCGATCCCAATGCCAAGCTTCGAGAAGAGCTTGAAGCCATCATTCAGGGACTGGGTGGCACGGATGCCAGCAGTGATGAACTGCAGGAACTCAACCGCTATGTGAGTCAGTTGCGCGCCCAGCTCAACCGTCTGTGGATGCAACCCACCGGACTGCCCAGCGGGCAATGGAGTGCACTCATCGAGTTCACCATCGAACCAAACGGGCGCGTTACTGCCGTGCGGTTTCGCGAGGAGTCAGGCAATGCACAATTCGACCAATCCCTGATTCGCGCAATGAACGCATTTCGGACAACGGCACCACCTCCCGATGGAAAGGCGCGCGTGTTCGCCATCCCGTTCAGGATGACGGTGCACTGA